In Tripterygium wilfordii isolate XIE 37 chromosome 23, ASM1340144v1, whole genome shotgun sequence, one genomic interval encodes:
- the LOC119993142 gene encoding hexokinase-1-like — protein sequence MYPASKTVIGNKFVKLSQFGSQIKISKLLISVFLGFKRSVKERFLHFSLSLSFLLVVVVVVMGKAAVVCAAVACAVATLYVRHRMRSSGKWATTMAILKEFEEKCETPISKLRKVADAMAVEMHVGLASEGGSKLKMLISYVDNLFTVV from the exons ATGTATCCAGCAAGCAAGACCGTAATTGGAAATAAATTTGTGAAACTTTCTCAATTTGGAAGTCAAATTAAGATAAGCAAACTACTAATATCTGTGTTTCTTGGATTCAAGAGAAGCGTGAAGGAGCGATTTCTTCATTTCAGTTTGTCATTGAGTTTCttattggtggtggtggtggtggtgatggggaAGGCGGCAGTGGTTTGTGCTGCCGTGGCGTGTGCAGTGGCGACGCTATATGTGCGGCACAGGATGAGGAGCTCGGGGAAATGGGCGACGACTATGGCGATTCTAAAAGAGTTCGAGGAGAAGTGTGAGACCCCCATCTCGAAGCTGCGGAAGGTGGCCGACGCCATGGCTGTCGAGATGCATGTCGGTCTTGCATCGGAGGGTGGCAG TAAGCTCAAGATGCTGATATCCTATGTTGATAATCTTTTTACTGTCGTTTGA
- the LOC119992790 gene encoding uncharacterized protein LOC119992790 — protein sequence MTGMVCPSGIGVTTPVAPIVGTTDPMTSRVTSVVLGEKQEKFSEECHAISADESDPSTVVAVQARTFGDYICKNHVLNGMVNSLYGEYCKIPIAKKLWKALHKKYKIEDAGTKKFVVSRFLDFKMVDSRPVIAQVEEFQLLLHEIEAEGMNISVAFQVATAIEKLPPGWSDCKNRLKNKRKEMNMEDLSLHMRIEEDNVNKSGKLPRVPKANVVETSKPKFDGKRKRDHQAKASSHKTKDYRKRPDKDKDKDKGKGKLAKQAHLTEQEGEEDDEILVVVVSQVNLVANTKDWNVDTGATAHICTNKNLFASYENKNDGEKIYMANSDTATVEGMGKVILKFTSRK from the exons ATGACTGGTATGGTTTGCCCTAGTGGCATTGGTGTGACCACTCCGGTGGCTCCCATTGTTGGGACAACCGATCCCATGACTAGTCGTGTGACTTCTGTGGTTTTGggagaaaaacaagagaaattCAGTG AAGAGTGTCATGCCATAAGTGCAGATGAGTCGGATCCTTCGACTGTTGTTGCTGTGCAAGCACGGACGTTTGGAGACTATATATGCAAAAACCATGTCCTCAATGGAATGGTGAACTCACTCTATGGTGAGTATTGCAAAATACCCATCGCTAAGAAATTGTGGAAAGCTCTTCACAAGAAGTACAAGATTGAGGATGCTGGCACCAAGAAATTTGTGGTGAGTCGGTTTCTTGACTTCAAGATGGTAGACTCAAGGCCTGTCATTGCACAAGTGGAAGAGTTCCAACTTCTCCTACATGAGATTGAAGCAGAAGGAATGAATATAAGTGTGGCTTTCCAAGTAGCAACGGCGATAGAGAAATTACCTCCTGGGTGGAGTGACTGCAAGAATCGCTTGAAGAACAAGCGCAAGGAGATGAATATGGAGGATTTGAGCCTTCATATGAGGATTGAAGAGGACAATGTGAATAAAAGTGGTAAACTTCCAAGGGTGCCCAAGGCAAATGTGGTAGAAACTTCCAAGCCCAAGTTTGATGGGAAAAGGAAACGAGACCACCAAGCCAAGGCAAGCAGTCACAAAA CTAAAGACTATAGAAAGCGCCCCGACAAGGACAAGGACAAGGACAAGGGCAAGGGAAAACTTGCCAAGCAAGCTCATTTGACCGAgcaagaaggtgaagaagatgatgagataCTGGTTGTTGTGGTCTCCCAGGTGAATTTGGTGGCAAATACTAAAGATTGGAATGTGGACACAGGTGCAACTGCTCACATTTGCACCAACAAGAATCTCTTCGCCTCCTATGAAAACAAGAATGATGGAGAGAAGATCTACATGGCTAATTCTGATACCGCCACTGTAGAGGGAATGGGTAAGGTGATCCTGAAGTTCACATCCAGGAAATAG